In Halobaculum magnesiiphilum, the following proteins share a genomic window:
- a CDS encoding thiolase domain-containing protein — MTGVRVAGVGLTPFGEHAGRTGRDLFAEAALAALDDAGVAGDDVEHLNYGNFMGALAERQGHQAPLMAEAAGLRCAGTRYEEACASAGVAVREAVRAVRSGENDVMLAGGMERMTNLSTAEVTESLAVAADELFEVRAGVTFPGAYALMARAYFDEYGGGREDLAHVAAKNHANAVNNEYAQYQREITVEQALDSPAVASPLHLFDACPITDGASALVLVSEEYAEEHDLDAPVAITGTGQGGDRAALQDRTDMARTPAAADAAAEAYGDAGVASDEVDVAEVHDCFTIAEVMALEALDFFDPGEGIGAARRGDTTRDGDLPVNLSGGLKAKGHPVGATGGSQIAEMTRILRGDHPNSDAVPDATVGLTHNAGGTVASAVVHVLEVAE; from the coding sequence ATGACAGGAGTACGAGTCGCGGGGGTCGGGCTGACGCCGTTCGGCGAGCACGCCGGGCGGACGGGCCGGGACCTGTTCGCGGAGGCGGCGCTCGCGGCGCTCGACGACGCCGGCGTCGCCGGCGACGACGTGGAGCACCTCAACTACGGCAACTTCATGGGCGCGCTCGCCGAGCGCCAGGGCCACCAGGCGCCGCTGATGGCCGAGGCCGCGGGGCTGCGCTGTGCGGGCACCCGGTACGAGGAGGCGTGCGCCTCCGCCGGCGTCGCCGTCCGCGAGGCGGTCCGCGCGGTCCGCTCGGGCGAGAACGACGTGATGCTCGCCGGCGGGATGGAGCGCATGACGAACCTCTCGACGGCGGAGGTGACCGAATCCCTGGCGGTCGCCGCCGACGAGCTGTTCGAGGTGCGCGCGGGCGTCACCTTCCCCGGCGCGTACGCGCTGATGGCGCGCGCCTACTTCGACGAGTACGGCGGCGGCCGCGAGGACCTCGCGCACGTGGCCGCGAAGAACCACGCCAACGCCGTGAACAACGAGTACGCGCAGTACCAGCGGGAGATCACCGTCGAGCAGGCGCTCGACTCGCCGGCGGTCGCCTCCCCGCTGCACCTGTTCGACGCCTGCCCGATCACCGACGGCGCGAGCGCGCTCGTGCTCGTCTCCGAGGAGTACGCCGAGGAACACGATCTGGACGCGCCGGTCGCGATCACCGGGACGGGACAGGGCGGCGACCGCGCCGCGCTCCAGGACCGCACCGACATGGCCCGGACGCCCGCCGCCGCCGACGCGGCCGCCGAGGCGTACGGCGACGCCGGTGTCGCCAGCGACGAGGTGGACGTGGCGGAGGTCCACGACTGCTTCACCATCGCGGAGGTGATGGCGCTTGAGGCGCTGGACTTCTTCGACCCCGGCGAGGGGATCGGCGCCGCGCGCCGCGGCGACACCACCCGCGACGGCGACCTCCCGGTGAACCTCTCGGGCGGGCTGAAGGCGAAGGGCCACCCGGTCGGCGCCACCGGCGGCTCGCAGATCGCCGAGATGACCCGCATCCTGCGCGGCGACCATCCCAACAGCGACGCCGTGCCCGACGCGACCGTCGGACTGACTCATAACGCCGGCGGGACGGTCGCCAGCGCCGTCGTCCACGTGCTGGAGGTGGCAGAATGA
- the nucS gene encoding endonuclease NucS: protein MTATTLHEPAHREALWELEAAFDRGDLVTLFGTCTVEYDGRAASSLGPGARLLVLKPDGSALVHTDEGRTPVNWQPPGCEHRAAVRDGRLRVRSVRTSPAETLDVRFSAVDQLAAYGVTGGRSVEVVGSEADLKRRVLDDPELVEPGFEPLATERASDAGPIDVFGRDAEGRPVVVELKRRRVGPDAAGQLARYVNAVEREEPDGTEVRGVLLAPSITDRARDLLDDEGLEHVAAGPPEGDAADDPAGDDA, encoded by the coding sequence GTGACGGCGACGACGCTCCACGAGCCGGCCCACCGCGAGGCGCTGTGGGAGCTGGAGGCGGCGTTCGACCGCGGCGACCTGGTTACGCTGTTCGGCACCTGCACGGTCGAGTACGACGGCCGCGCCGCCTCCTCGCTGGGGCCGGGCGCCCGCCTGCTCGTGCTCAAGCCGGACGGCTCGGCGCTGGTGCACACCGACGAGGGGCGCACGCCGGTAAACTGGCAGCCGCCGGGGTGTGAACACCGCGCGGCGGTCCGCGACGGGCGGCTGCGAGTACGCAGCGTGCGTACGTCGCCCGCGGAGACGCTGGACGTGCGCTTCTCGGCCGTCGACCAGCTCGCCGCCTACGGCGTCACCGGCGGCCGGTCGGTCGAGGTCGTCGGCAGCGAGGCCGACCTCAAGCGGCGCGTCCTCGACGACCCCGAACTCGTCGAGCCGGGGTTCGAGCCGCTGGCGACCGAGCGAGCGTCCGACGCCGGACCGATCGACGTGTTCGGTCGCGACGCCGAGGGGCGGCCGGTCGTCGTGGAACTGAAGCGCCGACGCGTCGGCCCGGACGCGGCCGGCCAACTCGCGCGCTACGTCAACGCCGTCGAACGCGAGGAGCCCGACGGCACCGAGGTCCGCGGGGTGCTGCTCGCGCCGTCGATCACCGACCGCGCTCGCGACCTGCTCGACGACGAGGGGCTCGAACACGTCGCCGCGGGGCCGCCCGAGGGCGACGCGGCGGACGACCCCGCCGGCGACGACGCGTGA
- a CDS encoding EthD family reductase, with protein sequence MTKLAITLDRGEDWTVEEFREYYREEHAPLAADLPGLERYTVSFPADPESASYDALAELYFPDDETMAAAFDSERGREVTADAETFADMDAAERVVLDEEVVVD encoded by the coding sequence ATGACGAAGCTCGCGATCACCCTCGATCGAGGCGAGGACTGGACGGTCGAGGAGTTCCGAGAGTACTACCGGGAGGAACACGCGCCCCTCGCGGCCGACCTGCCCGGACTCGAGCGGTACACCGTCTCGTTCCCGGCGGACCCCGAGTCGGCGTCCTACGACGCGCTCGCGGAGCTGTACTTCCCCGACGACGAGACCATGGCCGCGGCGTTCGACTCCGAACGCGGCCGGGAGGTGACCGCCGACGCCGAGACGTTCGCCGACATGGATGCCGCCGAGCGCGTCGTCCTCGACGAGGAAGTCGTCGTCGACTGA
- a CDS encoding phosphotransferase family protein — MSDDSEAYVRRLVDPERLRSYLAAELDPADEFDVRRHPEGHSNETLFVTHGDRELVIRRPPPGETAETAHDVLREYRVMDALQDTGVPLPETVLGCDDHDVLGSDFYVMERTPGDVLRDDEPERFAAPEHRRRVGGELVDALAAIHAVDPGAVGLGEFGRPAGFTERQVDRWAKQFQWAFEVTADDREVPEIAEVTEWLKANVPADHEHALVHGDYKLDNVMFAPGTPPELVAVLDWELSALGDPLTDLGWMLSFWRDPGDPAPATPELTSTVMEREGYPSRRDLVTRYEDATGIAYEHDRFYRTLAVYKLAALGEMFYRRYLEGNSDDPLYPTMETRVPALAQRCLRIVDGEEPL; from the coding sequence ATGTCCGACGACTCCGAGGCGTACGTCCGACGCCTCGTCGACCCCGAGCGCCTCCGCTCGTACCTCGCGGCCGAGTTGGACCCGGCCGACGAGTTCGACGTGCGCCGCCACCCGGAGGGCCACTCCAACGAGACCCTGTTCGTCACCCACGGCGACCGCGAACTCGTGATCCGCCGGCCGCCGCCGGGCGAGACCGCCGAGACCGCCCACGACGTGCTCCGGGAGTACCGCGTGATGGACGCGCTCCAGGACACCGGCGTCCCGCTTCCGGAGACGGTGCTCGGGTGCGACGACCACGACGTGCTCGGCTCGGACTTCTACGTGATGGAGCGCACTCCGGGCGACGTGCTCCGCGATGACGAACCCGAGCGCTTCGCCGCGCCCGAGCACCGCCGTCGCGTCGGGGGGGAGCTGGTCGACGCCCTCGCGGCGATCCACGCGGTCGACCCCGGTGCGGTCGGCCTCGGCGAGTTCGGCCGCCCCGCGGGCTTCACCGAGCGGCAGGTGGATCGCTGGGCGAAGCAGTTCCAGTGGGCCTTCGAGGTGACCGCCGACGACCGTGAGGTGCCCGAGATCGCCGAGGTCACCGAGTGGCTGAAGGCGAACGTCCCAGCCGACCACGAGCACGCGCTCGTCCACGGCGACTACAAGCTGGACAACGTCATGTTCGCGCCCGGAACGCCGCCGGAGCTGGTCGCCGTCCTCGACTGGGAGCTGTCGGCGCTTGGCGACCCGCTCACGGACCTGGGCTGGATGCTCTCCTTCTGGCGCGACCCCGGCGACCCCGCGCCGGCGACGCCGGAACTCACCTCGACGGTCATGGAGCGCGAGGGGTACCCGAGCCGCCGAGACCTCGTCACGCGCTACGAGGACGCGACCGGGATCGCCTACGAGCACGACCGCTTCTACCGGACGCTCGCGGTGTACAAGCTCGCCGCCCTCGGGGAGATGTTCTACCGGCGATACCTGGAGGGCAACAGCGACGACCCCCTGTACCCGACGATGGAGACGCGGGTGCCGGCGTTGGCACAGCGGTGTCTCCGGATCGTCGACGGCGAGGAGCCGTTGTAA
- a CDS encoding acyl-CoA dehydrogenase family protein, with protein MEYDDSEAARALAERTREFVDEEVIPVEREVLGDGPVSDERLAELREAAREYDVFCPQIDEEFGGMGMAFRDVLPMFEQAGRSLLGAAACRVDAPDEGNMHTLELLGTDEQQERWLRPLVAGEVSSGFSMTEPMQGGGSDPKMIRTTAEKEDDEWVIDGHKWWTTGGTEADVLIVMARTDPDAHPYEGTSLFLVPADTPGVNVVRDIPHVGGGVTGVGHAEIEYDGVRVPEENLLGTLNEGFAHAQQRLGPARLTHCMRFAGMAERALDVAKAYTSEREAFGGPIADKQAVRHDVADAETELHAVRTMVRDAADRIDRGEEARVQVAMSKTFAANTVQDIVDTALQLCGANGIGKDLPIGDFYESVRQFRIIDGADEVHRRVIARDAFSDVDESELANATRYGEPNG; from the coding sequence ATGGAATACGACGACAGCGAGGCGGCGCGCGCGCTCGCCGAGCGAACCCGGGAGTTCGTCGACGAGGAGGTCATCCCCGTGGAACGGGAGGTGCTCGGGGACGGCCCCGTGAGCGACGAGCGGCTCGCGGAGCTCCGCGAGGCGGCCCGCGAGTACGACGTGTTCTGCCCGCAGATAGACGAGGAGTTCGGCGGCATGGGGATGGCCTTCCGCGACGTGCTCCCGATGTTCGAGCAGGCTGGACGGTCGCTGTTGGGCGCTGCGGCCTGCCGCGTCGACGCCCCCGACGAGGGGAACATGCACACCCTGGAACTGCTGGGCACCGACGAGCAGCAGGAACGGTGGCTCCGCCCGCTCGTCGCCGGCGAGGTCTCCTCCGGGTTCTCGATGACCGAGCCGATGCAGGGCGGCGGGTCGGACCCGAAGATGATCCGGACGACGGCCGAGAAGGAGGACGACGAGTGGGTCATCGACGGCCACAAGTGGTGGACCACCGGCGGCACCGAGGCGGACGTGCTCATCGTGATGGCGCGCACCGACCCCGACGCACACCCCTACGAGGGAACCTCGCTGTTTCTCGTCCCCGCGGACACGCCGGGCGTGAACGTCGTCCGCGACATCCCCCACGTCGGCGGCGGGGTGACCGGCGTCGGCCACGCGGAGATCGAGTACGACGGCGTCCGCGTCCCCGAGGAGAACCTCCTCGGGACCCTGAACGAGGGGTTCGCCCACGCACAGCAGCGTCTCGGCCCCGCCCGGCTCACGCACTGCATGCGATTCGCCGGGATGGCCGAGCGAGCGCTCGACGTGGCGAAGGCCTACACCAGCGAGCGCGAGGCCTTCGGCGGCCCGATCGCGGACAAGCAGGCCGTCCGCCACGACGTCGCCGACGCGGAGACGGAGCTGCACGCCGTGCGGACGATGGTGCGCGACGCCGCCGACCGGATCGACCGCGGCGAGGAGGCGCGCGTGCAGGTCGCGATGAGCAAGACGTTCGCCGCCAACACGGTCCAGGACATCGTCGACACCGCGCTCCAGCTGTGCGGCGCCAACGGTATCGGAAAGGACCTCCCGATCGGGGACTTCTACGAGTCGGTCCGACAGTTCCGCATCATCGACGGCGCCGACGAGGTCCACCGGCGCGTCATCGCCCGCGACGCCTTCTCGGACGTGGACGAGTCGGAGTTGGCGAACGCGACGCGCTACGGCGAACCGAACGGGTAG
- a CDS encoding alpha/beta fold hydrolase, whose product MVTVDADHEAWTAAQSETTAVVDGRELDVAYYEAGRDNGGPPAIFLHGIPTWSFLWRGIAPAVAEDRHVIAPDLVGYGNSQRTDDFDRSIRAQTGVLAELIADAGYEEVDLVAHDIGGGVALRFAAARPRQVRKLVLSNAACFDSWPVEYINSLGVPGVVEGWDDAEFEENMEFLFAEGAHGDADPSFVAGMRAPWAREGGRPALARAAVATNTNHTTCINYGAITAETLCLWGADDVLQPIDNAERLADAVAGDAEVVGLDDAYHWVTHDRTEAYRERVRTFLAD is encoded by the coding sequence ATGGTGACAGTCGACGCGGACCACGAGGCGTGGACGGCCGCCCAGTCGGAGACGACGGCGGTCGTCGACGGCCGGGAGCTGGACGTGGCGTACTACGAGGCCGGCCGCGACAACGGCGGTCCGCCGGCGATCTTCCTCCACGGGATCCCGACGTGGTCGTTCCTGTGGCGGGGGATCGCCCCCGCGGTCGCCGAGGACAGACACGTGATCGCCCCCGACCTCGTCGGCTACGGCAACTCCCAGCGTACCGACGACTTCGACCGGTCGATCCGCGCGCAGACGGGCGTGCTCGCCGAACTGATCGCCGACGCGGGGTACGAAGAGGTCGACCTCGTCGCCCACGACATCGGCGGCGGGGTCGCGCTGCGGTTCGCCGCCGCCCGCCCACGACAGGTGCGGAAGCTGGTGCTGTCGAACGCCGCGTGCTTCGACTCGTGGCCGGTCGAGTACATCAACTCCCTCGGCGTGCCCGGCGTCGTCGAGGGCTGGGACGACGCGGAGTTCGAGGAGAACATGGAGTTCCTGTTCGCCGAGGGCGCCCACGGCGACGCCGACCCGTCGTTCGTCGCGGGGATGCGGGCGCCGTGGGCCCGCGAGGGCGGCCGGCCGGCGCTTGCGCGGGCGGCGGTCGCGACGAACACCAACCACACGACCTGCATCAACTACGGGGCGATCACCGCCGAGACGCTGTGTCTGTGGGGCGCCGACGACGTGCTCCAGCCGATCGACAACGCAGAGCGCCTCGCCGACGCCGTCGCCGGCGACGCCGAGGTCGTCGGTCTCGACGACGCCTACCACTGGGTCACTCACGACCGCACCGAGGCGTACCGCGAGCGGGTGCGGACGTTCCTCGCGGACTGA
- a CDS encoding acyl-CoA dehydrogenase family protein, whose product MSFQLSSEQEAIRDVVREFGENEIRPVAREHDESREYPHDLVEQAAQYDLVAPTIPEEYGGAGMDLLTSAVVTEELWRADPGIGSAIGSRGFGTTMIREFGDEWMKEEWLPKVAAGDAATCSCISEPAHGSDVAGIETRAELDEEAGEWVLDGDKMWITNGTIADVAVVMAKTSPGERHRGITAFLVEADRDGFEPTKIDNKLGIRASDLAEIRLDDVRVPEDNVIGAVDQGFYQLMAFFAGGRTSVAAQAVGAAQGALDAAVEYAGEREQGGKTIQEYQAISHKLAEMATDVEAARSLTYRAASVVDADGNDQLAAKFASMAKLFASERAVEVADEGIQVHGGAGFVTDHPAERFYRDARITKIYEGTSEIQKNIISDQLL is encoded by the coding sequence ATGTCGTTCCAGCTTTCGAGCGAACAGGAGGCGATCCGCGACGTGGTCCGGGAATTCGGGGAAAACGAGATCCGACCCGTCGCGCGCGAACACGACGAGTCGCGCGAGTACCCGCACGACCTCGTCGAGCAGGCCGCACAGTACGACCTGGTGGCGCCGACGATCCCCGAGGAGTACGGCGGCGCCGGGATGGATCTCCTGACCTCGGCGGTCGTTACCGAGGAGCTGTGGCGCGCGGACCCCGGGATCGGCTCGGCCATCGGCTCGCGCGGCTTCGGCACGACGATGATCCGGGAGTTCGGCGACGAGTGGATGAAAGAAGAGTGGCTCCCGAAGGTCGCTGCCGGCGACGCGGCCACCTGCTCGTGCATCTCCGAGCCCGCGCACGGCTCCGACGTGGCGGGTATCGAGACCCGCGCGGAACTCGACGAGGAGGCCGGCGAGTGGGTGCTCGACGGCGACAAGATGTGGATCACGAACGGGACGATCGCCGACGTGGCGGTCGTGATGGCGAAGACCTCGCCCGGCGAGCGCCACCGGGGCATCACCGCGTTCCTCGTCGAGGCCGACCGCGACGGCTTCGAGCCGACGAAGATCGACAACAAGCTCGGTATCCGCGCCTCCGACCTCGCGGAGATCCGTCTCGACGACGTGCGCGTCCCCGAGGACAACGTGATCGGCGCGGTCGACCAGGGCTTCTACCAGCTGATGGCGTTCTTCGCCGGCGGGCGCACCTCCGTGGCCGCGCAGGCCGTCGGCGCCGCCCAGGGCGCGCTCGACGCCGCCGTCGAATACGCCGGCGAGCGCGAGCAGGGCGGCAAGACGATCCAGGAGTACCAGGCGATCTCCCACAAGCTCGCCGAGATGGCTACCGACGTGGAGGCGGCGCGGTCGCTGACGTACCGCGCGGCGTCGGTCGTCGACGCGGACGGCAACGACCAGCTGGCCGCGAAGTTCGCGTCGATGGCGAAGCTGTTCGCCTCCGAGCGCGCCGTCGAGGTCGCCGACGAGGGGATCCAGGTCCACGGCGGCGCCGGCTTCGTCACGGACCACCCCGCCGAGCGCTTCTACCGCGACGCACGGATCACGAAGATCTACGAGGGGACCTCCGAGATCCAGAAGAACATCATCTCGGATCAGCTGCTGTGA
- a CDS encoding SDR family NAD(P)-dependent oxidoreductase, translating into MSDPGDDAARRIADRFSLSGEVAVVTGASSGIGRAIAEEFAADGADVVVCSREQGNVDPVAEAINEAAEADADTDGDAEGDDEPGADPAHGRCLAVECDVTDRDAVDALVEATVEEFGGLDVLVNNAGASFMAAFEDISANGWETIVDINLHGTFHCTQAAGDHLADGGGTVVNLASVAGRRAAQYMSHYGAAKAGVINLTETLALEWAGRDVRVNCIAPGFVATPGVEQQMGVSADEVDRGDVDRRIGTSEEIADIARFLASDAASYMTGETVAAQGVPQGEELPQQ; encoded by the coding sequence GTGAGCGACCCCGGCGACGACGCCGCCCGCCGGATCGCCGACCGCTTCTCGCTTTCGGGCGAGGTGGCGGTGGTCACCGGCGCCTCCAGCGGGATCGGCCGCGCGATCGCCGAGGAGTTCGCCGCCGACGGCGCCGACGTGGTCGTCTGCTCGCGCGAGCAGGGGAACGTCGACCCCGTCGCCGAGGCGATCAACGAGGCCGCGGAGGCCGACGCCGACACGGACGGCGATGCCGAGGGTGACGACGAGCCGGGTGCGGACCCCGCTCACGGTCGCTGTCTCGCCGTCGAGTGCGACGTGACCGACCGCGACGCCGTCGACGCGCTCGTCGAGGCGACCGTCGAGGAGTTCGGCGGGCTCGACGTGCTCGTGAACAACGCGGGCGCGTCGTTCATGGCGGCCTTCGAGGACATCTCCGCGAACGGGTGGGAGACCATCGTCGACATCAACCTCCACGGCACGTTCCACTGCACGCAGGCCGCCGGCGACCATCTCGCCGACGGCGGCGGCACGGTGGTCAACCTCGCGAGCGTCGCGGGCCGACGTGCCGCTCAGTACATGAGCCACTACGGCGCGGCGAAGGCGGGCGTGATCAACCTCACCGAGACGCTCGCGCTGGAGTGGGCCGGCCGGGACGTGCGCGTCAACTGCATCGCTCCCGGGTTCGTGGCGACGCCGGGCGTCGAACAACAGATGGGCGTCTCCGCCGACGAGGTCGACCGCGGCGACGTGGACCGCCGGATCGGTACGAGCGAGGAGATCGCCGACATCGCCCGCTTCCTCGCGAGCGACGCCGCCAGCTACATGACCGGCGAGACGGTGGCGGCCCAGGGCGTCCCGCAGGGCGAGGAGCTCCCGCAGCAGTAG
- a CDS encoding 50S ribosomal protein L16, producing the protein MSDKPASMYRNIDKPSYTRRDYVTGIPGSKIAQHNMGDLSSDPEDYPVHISLVTEEDVQIRHGSLESARLSANRHLIRELGEGNYKMVLRKFPHQILRENKQATGAGADRVSDGMRQAFGKPVGTAARMGAGETVFTAYVDVDQADAVKEAYRRAYNKMSPPFRVVVEKGEDLLVR; encoded by the coding sequence ATGTCCGACAAGCCGGCTTCCATGTACCGGAACATCGACAAGCCGTCGTACACGCGACGGGACTACGTCACCGGTATTCCGGGCTCGAAGATCGCACAGCACAACATGGGCGACCTCTCCTCCGACCCCGAGGACTACCCCGTTCACATCTCGCTGGTCACCGAGGAGGACGTCCAGATCCGCCACGGCTCGCTTGAGTCGGCGCGCCTGTCGGCCAACCGCCACCTCATCCGCGAGCTGGGCGAGGGTAACTACAAGATGGTCCTGCGGAAGTTCCCGCACCAGATCCTGCGCGAGAACAAGCAGGCGACCGGCGCGGGCGCGGACCGCGTCTCCGACGGGATGCGCCAGGCGTTCGGCAAGCCGGTCGGCACCGCAGCCCGCATGGGCGCCGGCGAGACCGTCTTCACGGCCTACGTCGACGTCGACCAGGCCGACGCCGTGAAGGAGGCGTACCGCCGCGCGTACAACAAGATGTCCCCGCCGTTCCGCGTCGTCGTGGAGAAGGGCGAGGACCTGCTCGTCCGGTAA
- a CDS encoding DoxX family protein — MTDDSDSELARLKRPLLYLMSLLYVVAGVAHFLAPAPFERIVPRELPASRALVSLSGFAEVALGIGVLIPRSRRISAKGLILLLLAVFPANVNMAVRDVGANPLPERAEGLYDAALWIRLPLQGVLIAWAWWYARGDPGASA; from the coding sequence ATGACCGACGACTCCGACTCCGAACTCGCTCGGCTGAAACGCCCGCTCCTGTACCTGATGAGTCTGCTCTACGTCGTGGCAGGCGTGGCGCACTTCCTCGCGCCGGCCCCCTTCGAACGGATCGTCCCCCGGGAGTTGCCCGCGTCGCGCGCGCTCGTATCCCTCTCCGGGTTCGCCGAGGTCGCGCTCGGGATCGGCGTGCTGATCCCGCGATCGCGCCGGATCTCTGCGAAGGGACTGATCCTGCTCCTGCTGGCTGTGTTCCCGGCGAACGTCAACATGGCCGTCCGCGACGTGGGCGCGAACCCCCTCCCCGAGCGCGCGGAGGGACTCTACGACGCGGCGCTGTGGATCCGACTCCCGCTCCAGGGCGTCCTGATCGCGTGGGCGTGGTGGTACGCGCGGGGTGACCCCGGAGCGTCGGCCTGA
- a CDS encoding Zn-ribbon domain-containing OB-fold protein has protein sequence MSDPDPDAPADTGYDEWADALAEGGYYIECANGHGNLPPRRVCPDCGSTDLSEEPLPDVGAVATFSEVHVAPSGFGEEPPYVTAVVDFGPVRVTGIVRELSADEIEIGTAVRPDVEHNDATDKRLVVFRPA, from the coding sequence ATGAGCGACCCGGATCCGGACGCGCCCGCCGACACGGGCTACGACGAGTGGGCCGACGCGCTCGCCGAGGGCGGTTACTACATCGAGTGTGCGAACGGGCACGGGAACCTCCCGCCGCGGCGCGTGTGCCCCGACTGCGGGAGCACCGACCTCTCCGAGGAGCCGCTGCCCGACGTCGGCGCGGTCGCGACGTTCTCGGAGGTCCACGTCGCGCCCTCCGGCTTCGGCGAGGAGCCGCCGTACGTCACCGCTGTCGTCGATTTCGGCCCCGTCCGCGTCACGGGGATCGTCCGGGAGCTGTCGGCCGACGAGATCGAGATCGGGACCGCCGTGCGGCCGGACGTGGAGCACAACGACGCGACGGACAAGCGCCTGGTCGTGTTCCGGCCGGCGTAA
- a CDS encoding winged helix-turn-helix domain-containing protein yields the protein MSDDAGDHPGGDAPDWDFSERDVAILEEVADNPGISSRELSRVLEADYGIEVSHVTVSETLRKMRERGVFRDAIVPNEDYYAFGLFEFKFDPSNFAEEWRAAMEYIRDDPHTLLYFLSDGEYQWKSVMMFPTREAQSKWIHEFYKEHGAVVSNLRNHVVHNVLKFRTDPEIFRTLREE from the coding sequence ATGAGCGACGACGCCGGCGACCACCCCGGCGGCGACGCCCCGGACTGGGACTTCTCCGAGCGCGACGTGGCGATCCTCGAGGAGGTCGCCGACAACCCGGGCATCTCCTCGCGGGAGCTGTCGCGGGTGCTGGAGGCCGATTACGGCATCGAGGTCTCGCACGTCACCGTCAGCGAGACGCTCCGGAAGATGCGCGAGCGGGGCGTGTTCCGCGACGCCATCGTCCCGAACGAGGACTACTACGCCTTCGGCCTGTTCGAGTTCAAGTTCGACCCCTCCAACTTCGCGGAGGAGTGGCGCGCGGCGATGGAGTACATCCGCGACGATCCTCACACGCTGCTGTACTTCCTCTCTGACGGCGAGTACCAGTGGAAGTCGGTGATGATGTTCCCCACCCGGGAGGCCCAGTCGAAGTGGATCCACGAGTTCTACAAGGAACACGGCGCGGTCGTCTCGAACCTCCGGAACCACGTCGTCCACAACGTCCTCAAGTTCCGCACCGACCCGGAGATCTTCCGGACCTTACGCGAGGAGTAG
- a CDS encoding cold-shock protein, protein MATGKVDFFNDTGGYGFIETEDADEDVFFHMEDVGGPDLEEGQEVEFDIEEAEKGPRAKNLQRL, encoded by the coding sequence ATGGCAACTGGGAAGGTCGACTTCTTCAACGACACCGGCGGCTACGGATTCATCGAGACTGAGGACGCGGACGAGGACGTTTTCTTCCACATGGAGGACGTCGGCGGCCCCGACCTGGAGGAAGGTCAGGAGGTCGAGTTCGATATCGAGGAGGCCGAGAAGGGCCCCCGCGCGAAGAACCTGCAGCGCCTGTAA
- a CDS encoding alpha/beta fold hydrolase, whose product MTLRSKLSSTIKYVALGAGITVAATRALRAKAGQLEPPLRGVQRTYRWRGMDIAYTEAGDGDDETLVLLHGINAAGSAGEWREVFAALSKEYHVVAPDLPGFGRSDRPPLRYSAALYEDFVRDFLAEYDEPRVVASSLTGAYVAAVADGLDLADLTLVCPTAVAGPEPPKTAVRELIRAPIVGEAVFGLLASKPSIAYFNADHGYWDPEKAGDDWPDYEWRTTHQKNARFAPASFVSGFLNSDVDLADALAALEAPTTIVWGREADLPPLAEGRDLADAAGCELVVFDDAMLLPHVEFGEQFVGVVAGDRPDETVTVEQGEGA is encoded by the coding sequence ATGACTCTTCGATCGAAGCTCTCCTCGACGATCAAGTACGTCGCGCTGGGCGCGGGGATCACAGTCGCGGCGACGCGCGCGCTGCGCGCGAAGGCGGGTCAGCTCGAACCGCCGCTTCGCGGCGTCCAGCGCACCTATCGCTGGCGCGGGATGGACATCGCCTACACCGAGGCCGGCGACGGGGACGACGAGACGCTCGTCCTCCTTCACGGGATCAACGCCGCCGGCTCCGCCGGCGAGTGGCGCGAGGTCTTCGCCGCGCTCTCGAAGGAGTACCACGTCGTCGCCCCGGACCTCCCCGGGTTCGGGCGCTCCGATCGCCCGCCGCTGCGGTACTCGGCGGCGCTGTACGAGGACTTCGTCCGCGACTTCCTCGCGGAGTACGACGAGCCGCGCGTGGTCGCCTCGTCGCTGACGGGCGCGTACGTCGCCGCCGTCGCCGACGGCCTCGACCTCGCCGATCTCACGCTCGTGTGCCCGACCGCGGTCGCGGGGCCCGAGCCGCCCAAGACCGCGGTGCGGGAGCTGATCCGGGCGCCGATCGTCGGCGAGGCGGTCTTCGGGCTGCTCGCCTCCAAGCCCTCCATCGCCTACTTCAACGCCGACCACGGCTACTGGGACCCCGAGAAGGCCGGCGACGACTGGCCCGACTACGAGTGGCGCACGACCCACCAGAAGAACGCGCGCTTCGCCCCCGCGTCGTTCGTCTCCGGGTTCCTGAACAGCGACGTGGACCTCGCGGACGCGCTCGCGGCGCTGGAGGCGCCGACGACGATCGTGTGGGGACGGGAGGCCGACCTCCCGCCGCTCGCCGAGGGGCGTGACCTCGCGGACGCCGCCGGCTGCGAGCTGGTCGTGTTCGACGACGCGATGTTGCTCCCGCACGTGGAGTTCGGCGAGCAGTTCGTCGGCGTCGTCGCCGGCGACCGCCCCGACGAGACGGTGACCGTCGAGCAGGGAGAGGGAGCGTAG